The Spirochaetota bacterium genomic sequence GGATCCACAAATTTATTAAGAAATACCCGAAATCTATTAAGAGCCTATTCCAGTAGGCCAGTTGCTCTCCATGTAATGATTCCGCATGCGATGTGCAACATTGCAAGAAAAGTATCAGCTCTTTTTTCCCATCGAACAAGAATCCTCCGGAATCGAT encodes the following:
- a CDS encoding IS5/IS1182 family transposase, whose product is RFRRILVRWEKRADTFLAMLHIACGIITWRATGLLE